The Terriglobus sp. TAA 43 sequence AGCCAGAAGCGACGTTCCTGGCGTCCCTGATCCTGCCATGCATTCGCATCAAAGTAGACGGTTTTGTCGGGTCTGTGGCGAGCGAATGGCGCGGAACGAATGAGTACTGTGCGGAAGAGTCCGTCGAGGCAGTCATAGCTATAGGTCTGTTCGTTGATGAGGGCAAGAGTGTAGTCGTCCGAACCGATCTTGCCCTGCACGGCTGCCCAGTCCTGATAAGGTTCTTCTTCACCATTGACGGCGCGTTCGATGATCGCTCCGGGGACCTTCGTGAAGACACGTGGCTGCACTAATGCGGTGGGAATCTCAAGTTTCAGCATCTGCTCATGCTGGTTCCAAGTGATTACGAAGCGAAGTTCTACTGCTTCAATACCGGCATACTCAACGAGATCAAGAATGATCTCGGATTCCATCCATGTTGCACGATGGCGAGTGATGCGAGTGACAGGGCCTTCCTCTACAACACCGGCATACACCAGGGGGGGACGACCCATCTCTTGACGGAATTCGTTTACGCCGTGTGACCACGTATCGGATGAATCGGCGACGACGACAAGTCCGATGCTCCTGGCTAGCAGTTCGGTTCCGTCTTCCGCCTTCGCAGAAGATATGCCGAAGCCAGTCTTGGAAACTGTAATGGCATTTGAGAAGGCTGCTCCATTTGGTGCAGAGCCATGCGCAAGCTCGAATAACTTGTAACCGCAGGCAGGCAAGTCGACCCATGCTGTAAGACGGAGATGTTGCTGCGTCATGCTTTCAGAGGCAAGCCACTGAATCGGATATTTCTTTTGATCCTTATCCGTTAAGTGAGTAATAAATTCCAAGTTATCGGGACGCCGACCGGTGTAGTACTCGACTAATGTCTTGCGCGGCCAGGGGAGAGGGTTCCATAGGAATACAGCGCCCTGCACGACCTTAGTGGTGTCCACCTGGCGAGCCATGCTCTGTAGTGCCTGCACCTTGGTCGTTTGAGCAACCTCGCATGCAAAGCCAAGGCTGTCACGCACATCCTGATAGTCCGCGTAGAGTGACGTTCCTGCCGCCATATCGTGGAACTGGCAGAATAGAATCTTCCACCATGAGTCGACGAATTCTTTATGAGGGTATTGATGAGTCGTCGTCAGGCTTGAGAACAGAGAGATCGATTCAGCTTCCACCATGGAGCGTTCTGCACGGCGATTGAGCGCCTTGCCCTCTCCATAGGCGGAGTAGCAGCCACGCGAATGGTGCTGCAATTCGTGACGAACCACAGGCAGGGAACTGAATGCAGGGGATTTCTTTACTGCGTCGAAGAACTCATGCAACGTGCTCCAGCGTAGTTCTGGAAGGTTCGGATCGCCCTTCATCTTCAGGACTTCGCGTATCTGCGCGGCAGTTACTGCGCCTCCATGATCACCCACGCCAAGAAAGAATGCCCCATCATTCATGCCAGATGCGAACGAGTGCTCTGCATCAGCCGCAAGATGGGAGGCATTGTTTTCATAGGTTCGATAGAGTCTGAGCGCGAGTACGCGCGAGCCGTCCGGACCTTCCCACCAGAACAGCAACGGAAGATCCATCTCATTCTCTTGCGGCCGCATGAACACGTAGTACTCATAGCCTGCATTTTTTAGGATGGTTGGAAGTCCGGCAGCGTGTCCGAAAGAGTCAGGATTGAATCCGATTTTGACATCGACGCCAAGCTCGTTCTTGCAGAACTCTTTTCCGTAGAGGCAGTGTCGAGCAAAGCTTTCCGTCGCGGGGATATTGCAATCGGGCTCAACAGGCCAGCCACCGACAACTTCCCAACGACCTTCGCGGATGCGCTGCTTGATCTCTTCAAACATTCCGGGATCAGCATTTTGAACCCAGCGGTAATGCATGGAAGAAGAATGGCTGTAGCAGAATCCCGGCGTCTCTTTCATGCGATTCAACGCACTCCGGAATGTGTTCAATGCTTCATCCGAACCATCGCGCCAGCGCCACAGCCACGCGGCATCGATATGAGAATGCCCCATGATGTGCAATACGCGCTTGCCGTTTACGGTGTTGCTGTGCACTACCTGGGCAAACGAATTAGAAACTGCCACTGTGCCAAGAGCTGCTGTCCCCTGAATTAAGAAATCTCTTCTGGACAGGCCGCTTCCATTGTTTTTCATAAGACCTTCCTCATGCGTTGATTGCAAGATTGGCGACGCAGAAAATGTTTGTGCTTGAGGATGTCCGATGGAGAACACACGTCGTCCATGTCGGCGCATCGGCACGAGCTACCACTTCGCTTTTGTCGGATACGTTTCTGGAAATCCCGCCAGCATCACACATGAACTTATCTTTTCTGCGGTAAACACATGTCAAGAATGCTGATTACAAAGCTGGCATGACAACTTAAATCGAAACGCTTTAGATTGAGCGAGAAGCGCCGCTAGCCTGCGCGATAGAATTCGCGGGACAGCGGGTCTATTTATGTAACGCAGCTGCATTGGCTGGCGCGCGGTTCCGCTACATCTTCATCGCTTTTAAAGAGGTGTTTTGTGTTTCCTGAAAAGTTTAGTAAGTCGAGCTACTACCGCCAGCGTGTCGGTTCGCTCGCGATGGCCGCAGTTTTGTGCGGAAGCCTGATTCCATGCGGCATTGCGCATGCGCAATATACTCCGGAAACAAAGCAGTTTGATAATCCAGGGCCGCAGCAAATTGCTACTGCGGCACAGGCTTTGTCAAAGCAGTCGCAAGATAACATCGACAAGCTCTCTAAGTTGGACGAGCTTCCTGCACCAGGCTGGAAATATCACGTTGGATATGTGGCAGGAGCTGAAGCACCTTCGTTTGATGACTCTTCCTGGGAAATTGCGAACGCTTCCGGCGGGGTACGCACGCAAGAGATCCTGTGGGTGCGTGGAACCGTTACGGTTCCGCAGACGCTCAATGGGTATGACCTTACGGGGACCAGGTTATGGATTCAGGGCTGGCGTCCTGAAGAATACGCGTTAACTCTGTTTATCAATGGAGAGCGTGCGGGTGAAGGCGAAGGTTTGATGCCGCAGGTTCTTGCGAAGGACATCAAGCCGGGCGACAAGATCTTCGTTGCGATGGAGCTTCGAGTTTCAGGACGTCCTAAGAGAGTTCCACTCACGCGTATTCGTATTGATTTCATTCCATCGCGACCCAGTCCGCGCGATTTGTATAACGAGATCATTGCTTCAACACTTCTGGTTCCACAGTTTGCAAAGAATGATCCCGCGAAAACAGCCGCACTGGACCAGGCTGTGAAGGACATTGACTTCAAGGCACTGGATGCCGGAGATCAGAAGGCGTTCGATGCTTCGCTGCGCAGGTCGCAGCAGGATTTGGAAGTGCTGAATCCGATTGTGAAGCAGGCGACGTATCACATCACCGGTAACTCCCACATCGATGCGGCATGGCTGTGGCCGTGGTCTGAGACGGTGGATATTGTGCGGCGCACATTTGGTTCCGCGTTGCACCTGATGAATGAGTATCCCTCTTACACCTATACGCAGTCGGCGGCTCAATATAACGAGTGGATGGTTGATAAGTATCCGGAAATTAATAACCAGATCAAGAAACGTATCCAGGAGGGACGCTGGGAGTTAGTTGGTGGTATGTGGGTGGAGCCGGACCTGAATATGCCGGATGGCGAGTCGCAGGTTCGTCAGCTTTTGATTGGCCAGCGGTCGTTCAAAGAATTCTACGGAACGACGGCGAGCATCGGTTGGAATCCGGATACGTTTGGTTACAACTGGCAGCTTCCGCAAATTTATAAGAAGTCGGGCATCAATTACTTCGTGACGCAGAAGATGGTGTTCAACGAAACGAATCCACTTCCATTCAAGTTGTTCTGGTGGGAATCGCCTGACGGTAGCAAAGTGCTTACTTACTTCCCGCACGGCTATGCGAACAACAAGATGACGCCTCTGCGTATGACCAACGATTTTGTGCAAGAGCGGACGCTTGCCCCTGGATTGACGGAGATGATGGATCTGTATGGTGTGGGCGATCACGGTGGTGGTGCGACACGCATGGTTCTGGATGAGGCGACGCATTGGGAACAACCCGATAAGATTGCTCCGAAAATTGAGTGGGGTTTTGCGAAGACCTACTTTAACGATGTCGAGAATAAGATTTCGCCTGTTTCGCCTACGTGGAACTATCAGGCCATGGGGAAGGGCGTTGCTGCGTTGCCGCAGCCGGAAGCAGGGAAGATCAGCATCCCGACTTGGAATGACGAACTGTACTTCGAGCATCATCGTGGCACGCTTACTACGCAGGCTGCACACAAACGCAACATGCGTGAGAGCGAAGAATGGATGTTGAATGCAGAAAAGTATTCTTCGTTCGCATGGCTGGACGGAAGCAAGTATCCGGCTACAGAGTTGAACGAAGCATGGAAGAAGGTGCTCTTTAATCAATTCCATGATCTTGCTGCAGGCTCGGGAATCGGTGTCCTCTACAAGGAATCGCAGAAGGATTACGATCAGGTTCGCTGGGCAACCAACGAAGTTTCATCCAAGGCTCTCAATACAATTCAGGCTCACATCAATACGAAGGTGGCGGGGCAAGTTCCTGTTGTGGTTTTCAATCCGCTGGGATGGAATCGTTCTGGAGTTGTGCCAGTTGATGTTGAGATGCCAACGTCAGAAGGCGATGGGGTTACGGTGCTGGACCGCGCTGGCTGGGTCGTGCCTTCGCAGATTGTGTCGGTTAACAAGGCGACCAACACGTATCACCTGTTGGTTCAGGCGAAGGATGTCCCGTCTCTCGGTTACGAAGTGCTTCACGTTGTTCCTGGTCGTCGCACTTTCGTCAGCGATCTGAAGGCGAGTGGGCTAACACTTGAGAACGCGAACCTCAAAGTGAAGGTGGACCCAAACACTGGTTGCATCACGAGCCTCTACAACAAGAAGGACAACTTTGAAGCATCGGCTTCGGGTGCGTGCGGCAACGAATTGCAGGCGTTCAAGGACACGCCTGTGGATGATGATGCCTGGAACATTGATCCTGGCACGCTGGATCATGTCATCCC is a genomic window containing:
- a CDS encoding glycoside hydrolase family 38 C-terminal domain-containing protein yields the protein MFPEKFSKSSYYRQRVGSLAMAAVLCGSLIPCGIAHAQYTPETKQFDNPGPQQIATAAQALSKQSQDNIDKLSKLDELPAPGWKYHVGYVAGAEAPSFDDSSWEIANASGGVRTQEILWVRGTVTVPQTLNGYDLTGTRLWIQGWRPEEYALTLFINGERAGEGEGLMPQVLAKDIKPGDKIFVAMELRVSGRPKRVPLTRIRIDFIPSRPSPRDLYNEIIASTLLVPQFAKNDPAKTAALDQAVKDIDFKALDAGDQKAFDASLRRSQQDLEVLNPIVKQATYHITGNSHIDAAWLWPWSETVDIVRRTFGSALHLMNEYPSYTYTQSAAQYNEWMVDKYPEINNQIKKRIQEGRWELVGGMWVEPDLNMPDGESQVRQLLIGQRSFKEFYGTTASIGWNPDTFGYNWQLPQIYKKSGINYFVTQKMVFNETNPLPFKLFWWESPDGSKVLTYFPHGYANNKMTPLRMTNDFVQERTLAPGLTEMMDLYGVGDHGGGATRMVLDEATHWEQPDKIAPKIEWGFAKTYFNDVENKISPVSPTWNYQAMGKGVAALPQPEAGKISIPTWNDELYFEHHRGTLTTQAAHKRNMRESEEWMLNAEKYSSFAWLDGSKYPATELNEAWKKVLFNQFHDLAAGSGIGVLYKESQKDYDQVRWATNEVSSKALNTIQAHINTKVAGQVPVVVFNPLGWNRSGVVPVDVEMPTSEGDGVTVLDRAGWVVPSQIVSVNKATNTYHLLVQAKDVPSLGYEVLHVVPGRRTFVSDLKASGLTLENANLKVKVDPNTGCITSLYNKKDNFEASASGACGNELQAFKDTPVDDDAWNIDPGTLDHVIPLTKADSVKLVENTPFRAVVRVERTWQSSKFVQDITLYANSDQVEVVNDIDWHENHILLKAAFPLAASSSMATYEIPYGTIQRPTTRTNTWDAAKFEVAAMRWADLGDGKHGFSLINESKYGYDGKDNVLRLTLLRSPLSPDPEADRGHQHFSFALYPHAADWKTALTVRHGYEYNYKLQALQVQAHAGPLPLTHSFIEVDNKNVVLTAVKKAEDENGLILHFYEWAGQNGKVDFRIPAGAKSATLTNLMEKPEGAPIPVVDTNKVGVSVTPYSITSIRVDYPGNQQQ
- a CDS encoding alpha-mannosidase; protein product: MAVSNSFAQVVHSNTVNGKRVLHIMGHSHIDAAWLWRWRDGSDEALNTFRSALNRMKETPGFCYSHSSSMHYRWVQNADPGMFEEIKQRIREGRWEVVGGWPVEPDCNIPATESFARHCLYGKEFCKNELGVDVKIGFNPDSFGHAAGLPTILKNAGYEYYVFMRPQENEMDLPLLFWWEGPDGSRVLALRLYRTYENNASHLAADAEHSFASGMNDGAFFLGVGDHGGAVTAAQIREVLKMKGDPNLPELRWSTLHEFFDAVKKSPAFSSLPVVRHELQHHSRGCYSAYGEGKALNRRAERSMVEAESISLFSSLTTTHQYPHKEFVDSWWKILFCQFHDMAAGTSLYADYQDVRDSLGFACEVAQTTKVQALQSMARQVDTTKVVQGAVFLWNPLPWPRKTLVEYYTGRRPDNLEFITHLTDKDQKKYPIQWLASESMTQQHLRLTAWVDLPACGYKLFELAHGSAPNGAAFSNAITVSKTGFGISSAKAEDGTELLARSIGLVVVADSSDTWSHGVNEFRQEMGRPPLVYAGVVEEGPVTRITRHRATWMESEIILDLVEYAGIEAVELRFVITWNQHEQMLKLEIPTALVQPRVFTKVPGAIIERAVNGEEEPYQDWAAVQGKIGSDDYTLALINEQTYSYDCLDGLFRTVLIRSAPFARHRPDKTVYFDANAWQDQGRQERRFWLVARKGTHSQLALDRLAEELQSPAEYVMTSAHTGHLEWEQSFFEVSPSSVWVLALKPAESVKDGYIVRLQERTGTATKTSLKSTFLNVDYSINLAPWELKTLLIQRSASGPAKVKEVSILEV